The proteins below are encoded in one region of Aquisphaera giovannonii:
- a CDS encoding FG-GAP repeat domain-containing protein: MTKRRLMSTGAAALFLAAAAGAWAGEPRWKQHAINGRSEFEAAGVFDVDNDGKLDIVCGDTWYQGPSWAPHHVRDVVRQGTYYNDFATFPLDVNGDGQADYLTVSYFGKDVGWVENPGKSGGPWAYHQVDVPGPSETAAMVDLTGDGVPDLLPNTVNVVAWYEVVPTPGSKAVTLKKHDFGAAAAGHGVGSGDVNGDGRVDLLTPKGWFEAPAEPSRQPWAWHADWNLGATGIQILARDVDGDGLADLVYGNGHDYGLFWMKQGRSAGGEATWTKGTIDAAVASVHTLLWAELDGDGQANELISGKRVYAHEIEPGATDGSLLAWYAFDRGSKSWVKHVIYQGDPAKDAPAKADQRLALRDFPAGTAGTGLQVTAVDIDGDGDLDLVCPGKSGLYLFENLGSKP, encoded by the coding sequence ATGACGAAGCGTCGTTTGATGTCGACGGGGGCGGCGGCCCTGTTCCTGGCCGCGGCCGCGGGGGCATGGGCCGGCGAGCCGAGGTGGAAGCAGCACGCCATCAACGGCCGGAGCGAGTTCGAGGCGGCCGGCGTCTTCGACGTGGACAACGACGGCAAGCTCGACATCGTCTGCGGGGACACGTGGTACCAGGGCCCCTCGTGGGCCCCGCACCACGTCCGGGACGTCGTCCGCCAGGGGACCTACTACAACGACTTCGCGACCTTCCCGCTGGACGTCAACGGCGACGGCCAGGCGGACTACCTCACGGTCTCCTACTTCGGGAAGGACGTCGGCTGGGTGGAGAACCCCGGCAAGTCCGGCGGCCCATGGGCCTATCACCAGGTGGACGTCCCGGGGCCCTCGGAGACGGCCGCGATGGTGGACCTGACCGGCGACGGGGTCCCCGACCTGCTCCCCAACACGGTCAACGTCGTGGCCTGGTACGAGGTGGTCCCGACGCCCGGCTCCAAGGCGGTCACCCTCAAGAAACACGACTTCGGTGCCGCCGCGGCGGGGCACGGCGTCGGCTCCGGGGACGTCAACGGCGACGGCCGCGTGGACCTGCTCACGCCGAAGGGCTGGTTCGAGGCCCCCGCGGAGCCTTCTCGCCAGCCGTGGGCCTGGCACGCCGACTGGAACCTCGGCGCGACCGGGATCCAGATCCTCGCCCGCGACGTGGACGGCGACGGCCTGGCCGACCTCGTCTACGGCAACGGCCACGACTACGGCCTCTTCTGGATGAAGCAGGGCAGGAGCGCCGGCGGAGAGGCCACCTGGACGAAGGGGACGATCGACGCCGCGGTCGCGTCGGTGCACACCCTCCTCTGGGCGGAACTCGACGGCGACGGCCAGGCCAACGAGCTGATCAGCGGCAAGCGCGTCTATGCCCACGAGATCGAGCCGGGCGCGACCGACGGCTCGCTGCTGGCCTGGTACGCCTTCGACCGCGGCTCCAAGTCCTGGGTGAAGCACGTCATCTACCAGGGAGACCCGGCGAAGGACGCGCCGGCGAAGGCGGACCAGCGGCTCGCCCTCCGGGACTTCCCCGCCGGCACCGCCGGCACGGGCCTCCAGGTTACCGCCGTGGACATCGACGGCGACGGCGACCTCGACCTCGTCTGCCCGGGCAAGAGCGGGCTCTACCTGTTCGAGAACCTCGGGTCGAAGCCCTGA
- a CDS encoding Gfo/Idh/MocA family protein: MRGWTRREMMAASALGAATMASRRGLAGTAADEEAKPGEGKAAPSDSIVLGFIGVGGMGSGLLNIFKGFPDVRVGAVCDVYEPNARRAQSAADGKPEVYHDFRKLLERKDLDAVVVATPDHWHAIPTILACQAGKDVYCEKPLTHTVAEGRAVVKAAAKHRRVTQMGNLIHAGENYHRVVEIVRSGVLGQVSKVRVWMAADRSGLGRPADGDPPAGCDYDLWLGPAPKRPFNPNRFLFNWRWFWDYGGGLLTDFCCHIVDPVHWAMGVDAPRTISASGGRFALNDNGETPDTLEVAYEYEKDGRNFLLVWSHTDANTHGIEGMGQGIMFQGTEATLVTNYNTHKIIPAKGKDVPEVPRTLPRSVGHHREWLDAIKTRATCSCNFDYGHRLSSVGALGNISLRVGEKLKWDAAAERFTNHPEANRMLSKTYRAPWALPEV, translated from the coding sequence ATGAGGGGCTGGACGCGGCGGGAGATGATGGCGGCCTCTGCGCTCGGGGCGGCGACGATGGCGTCGCGGCGGGGCCTCGCGGGGACGGCCGCGGACGAGGAGGCGAAGCCGGGCGAGGGCAAGGCGGCGCCCAGCGACTCGATCGTGCTGGGCTTCATCGGCGTCGGGGGGATGGGGAGCGGGCTGCTCAACATCTTCAAGGGCTTCCCGGACGTCCGCGTCGGCGCGGTCTGCGACGTCTACGAGCCGAACGCCCGGCGTGCCCAGTCGGCGGCCGACGGCAAGCCGGAGGTCTACCACGACTTCCGGAAGCTGCTCGAGCGGAAGGACCTGGACGCGGTGGTCGTCGCCACGCCCGACCACTGGCACGCCATCCCGACGATCCTGGCCTGCCAGGCCGGCAAGGACGTCTACTGCGAGAAGCCGCTGACGCACACCGTCGCCGAGGGCCGGGCCGTGGTGAAGGCCGCCGCGAAGCACCGGCGCGTCACCCAGATGGGCAACCTGATCCACGCCGGCGAGAATTACCACCGGGTCGTCGAGATCGTCCGGTCCGGGGTTCTCGGGCAGGTCAGCAAGGTCCGCGTCTGGATGGCCGCGGACCGCAGCGGCCTGGGCAGGCCCGCCGACGGCGACCCGCCGGCCGGCTGCGACTACGACCTCTGGCTCGGCCCCGCGCCGAAGCGGCCGTTCAATCCGAATCGGTTCCTGTTCAACTGGCGATGGTTCTGGGACTACGGCGGGGGTCTGCTGACCGACTTCTGCTGCCACATCGTGGACCCGGTGCACTGGGCCATGGGCGTGGACGCCCCGCGGACGATCTCCGCGTCCGGCGGCCGGTTCGCGCTCAACGACAACGGCGAGACGCCGGACACTCTCGAGGTCGCCTACGAGTACGAGAAGGACGGCAGGAACTTCCTGCTCGTCTGGAGCCACACCGACGCGAACACCCACGGCATCGAGGGCATGGGCCAGGGCATCATGTTCCAGGGGACCGAGGCGACCCTCGTCACGAACTACAACACCCACAAGATCATCCCGGCCAAAGGCAAGGACGTACCCGAGGTCCCGAGGACGCTCCCCCGCTCCGTCGGCCACCACAGGGAGTGGCTGGATGCCATCAAGACGCGAGCGACCTGCTCGTGCAACTTCGACTACGGGCACCGGCTGAGCTCGGTCGGTGCGCTCGGGAACATCTCCCTCCGGGTCGGCGAGAAGCTCAAGTGGGACGCCGCGGCCGAGCGGTTCACCAACCATCCCGAGGCCAACCGCATGCTGTCGAAGACCTACCGGGCGCCCTGGGCCCTGCCGGAGGTCTGA
- a CDS encoding type II toxin-antitoxin system VapC family toxin — protein MSRLILLDAGPLGLVTNPKGDEVSRRCRAWLSGVIAAGNRVMIPEGADYEVRRELFRSGRRGGLDRLDRLAHQFGYLPVTTSVWRRAAEMWADARNAGHANADDSALDFDIILAAQADLAAREGSDAVVATTNVGHLGRFVDAREWESITA, from the coding sequence GTGAGCCGGCTCATCCTCCTGGACGCCGGCCCGCTCGGGCTGGTGACCAATCCCAAAGGGGACGAGGTCTCACGCCGATGTCGAGCGTGGCTCTCCGGGGTCATCGCGGCGGGCAATCGGGTGATGATCCCGGAGGGGGCCGACTATGAAGTTCGTCGAGAACTCTTCCGATCCGGGCGTCGTGGGGGGCTCGATCGGCTCGATCGACTGGCCCATCAATTCGGCTACCTCCCGGTGACCACGTCCGTCTGGCGCCGAGCCGCCGAGATGTGGGCTGATGCAAGGAATGCGGGTCATGCGAACGCCGACGATTCGGCCCTCGACTTCGACATCATCCTCGCCGCCCAGGCCGACCTCGCGGCCCGGGAAGGGAGTGACGCGGTCGTCGCCACGACGAACGTCGGCCACCTTGGCAGGTTCGTCGACGCCCGAGAATGGGAGAGCATCACGGCGTGA
- a CDS encoding rhodanese-like domain-containing protein, translating into MSPASDPHPSPEIPELAPREILRRLHEGEPMTLLDVREPMERSFCAIPVPPTAGDLHIPMRQVPSHLEALAAAADRGPLVVYCHHGVRSMAVAEWLVARGVRGVQNLRGGIDAWSLEADPQVPRYG; encoded by the coding sequence GTGAGCCCCGCGAGCGATCCGCATCCATCCCCGGAGATCCCCGAGTTGGCTCCGCGGGAGATCCTCCGCCGCCTACACGAGGGCGAGCCGATGACGCTGCTCGACGTCCGCGAGCCGATGGAGCGGTCCTTCTGCGCCATCCCCGTCCCGCCCACGGCGGGCGACCTCCACATCCCCATGCGTCAGGTCCCGTCGCACCTGGAAGCCCTGGCCGCCGCCGCGGATCGCGGCCCGCTCGTGGTCTACTGCCACCACGGCGTCCGCTCGATGGCCGTCGCCGAGTGGCTCGTCGCGAGGGGCGTGCGGGGCGTCCAAAATCTCCGCGGCGGCATCGACGCCTGGTCCCTCGAGGCCGACCCGCAGGTCCCGCGGTATGGGTGA
- a CDS encoding DUF3500 domain-containing protein, whose translation MKRMKPSLVLASAAVVGLAVVASGYVEQTGTRMATAAGRFVGALGKEQAAKAVFPYDSPERLNWHFIPRDRKGIPIKELTPAQRALAFGLIATGTGGGGYLKATTIMSLEQVLLELEKGRGPVRDPERYFLTIFGTPSDTGKWGWRVEGHHLSLNFAIEDGKVVGATPTFFGSNPAEVREGPRQGVRTLADREDTALRLVQALDGNQQKTAIVAPEAPRDIRAANTPQPPADAAPGIAYDALNADQKGYLRALIDAYSSDMPDEVAKSWLDEIRRANPEGIRFAWYGPADRTRPHAYRVQGPTFLIEFNNTQNNANHIHSVWRNMLGDFAIPVAAK comes from the coding sequence ATGAAGCGCATGAAGCCCAGCCTGGTCCTCGCCTCCGCGGCGGTGGTCGGCCTCGCCGTCGTGGCCAGCGGTTACGTCGAGCAGACGGGGACCCGCATGGCGACCGCCGCGGGGCGGTTCGTGGGGGCTCTCGGCAAGGAGCAGGCGGCAAAGGCGGTCTTCCCCTATGACTCGCCCGAGCGGCTGAACTGGCACTTCATCCCGCGCGATCGGAAGGGGATCCCCATCAAGGAGCTGACCCCGGCGCAGCGGGCCCTCGCGTTCGGCCTGATCGCGACGGGGACCGGCGGCGGGGGCTACCTCAAGGCCACCACGATCATGAGCCTGGAGCAGGTCCTCCTCGAGCTCGAGAAGGGGCGCGGACCGGTCCGCGATCCCGAGCGGTACTTCCTGACGATCTTCGGCACGCCGTCGGACACCGGCAAGTGGGGCTGGCGGGTCGAGGGGCATCACCTCTCGCTCAACTTCGCGATCGAGGACGGCAAGGTCGTCGGCGCCACGCCCACGTTCTTCGGCTCCAACCCCGCCGAGGTCCGCGAGGGGCCTCGTCAGGGCGTGCGGACGCTGGCCGATCGCGAGGACACGGCCCTGCGGCTGGTCCAGGCGCTCGACGGCAACCAGCAGAAGACCGCGATCGTCGCCCCCGAGGCGCCTCGCGACATCCGGGCGGCCAACACCCCCCAGCCCCCGGCGGACGCGGCCCCGGGGATCGCCTACGACGCCCTGAACGCGGACCAGAAGGGCTACCTCCGGGCCCTGATCGACGCCTACTCATCCGACATGCCGGACGAGGTGGCCAAGTCCTGGCTGGACGAGATCCGCCGCGCCAATCCCGAGGGGATCAGGTTCGCCTGGTACGGCCCCGCGGATCGGACCCGGCCGCACGCCTACCGGGTGCAGGGGCCCACGTTCCTCATCGAGTTCAACAACACGCAGAACAACGCCAACCACATCCACTCCGTCTGGCGGAACATGCTCGGCGACTTCGCGATCCCGGTCGCCGCCAAGTGA
- a CDS encoding iron chaperone — protein MGDPRPATAAIDDYIASFPSEIRAILERVRSTIRDAAPGAEEAIRYRMPTFRWKGNLVHFAAFKHHIGLYPPVKGDAALRSDLERYAGEKGNLKFPLDEPIPYELIARVVRRRVQEQEEAAGAKGRRQR, from the coding sequence ATGGGAGATCCCCGCCCGGCGACCGCCGCCATCGACGACTACATCGCGTCCTTCCCGTCCGAGATCCGAGCCATCCTGGAGCGCGTCCGCTCGACGATCCGCGACGCGGCGCCGGGCGCGGAGGAGGCGATCCGATACCGGATGCCGACCTTCCGATGGAAAGGCAACCTCGTCCACTTCGCGGCGTTCAAGCACCACATCGGGCTCTATCCCCCCGTGAAGGGCGACGCGGCCCTCAGATCCGACCTGGAGCGGTACGCGGGCGAGAAGGGGAACCTGAAGTTCCCGCTCGACGAGCCGATCCCCTACGAGCTGATCGCCCGGGTCGTGCGGCGTCGCGTGCAGGAGCAGGAGGAAGCGGCCGGGGCGAAGGGGCGGCGGCAACGGTAG
- a CDS encoding DUF1559 domain-containing protein → MNRRFSRPGFTLIELLVVIAIIAVLIALLLPAVQSAREAARRAQCTNNLKQIGLAVHNYLSTHGRFPIARGTRPARPYDITSRYNYSGFAQILPFMEQKPVYDAINFNLTVNVQPGNSTAMVTVINSFLCPSESQQVPSGTAGTNYRFNEGANTLYSYGETDTGSVNTDQPAPNGPFFPERSILLSQVTDGTSGTAMASEKLFGDFNQGIATVRRDVYVGSTWPPTMEQAYQDCEATDNSSVPSNGESNAGTPWLDGFLHTSIYKSNATPNKKSCYFYPARLVMTVSSLHPGGVNVTMCDGSVRFVKETIDRNTWRAIGSSNGGEVVSADQY, encoded by the coding sequence ATGAATCGCAGGTTCTCGCGCCCCGGCTTCACCCTGATCGAATTGCTCGTGGTCATCGCGATCATCGCCGTGCTCATCGCGCTGCTGCTGCCGGCCGTCCAGTCGGCCCGCGAGGCGGCTCGGCGGGCGCAGTGCACGAACAACCTGAAGCAGATCGGCCTCGCGGTCCACAACTACCTCAGCACCCACGGCCGCTTCCCGATCGCCCGGGGGACTCGCCCGGCGCGTCCGTATGACATCACGTCGCGGTACAACTACTCCGGCTTCGCCCAGATCCTGCCCTTCATGGAGCAGAAGCCGGTGTACGACGCGATCAACTTCAACCTGACGGTCAACGTCCAGCCCGGGAACTCGACCGCGATGGTGACGGTCATCAACTCCTTCCTCTGCCCGTCGGAGAGCCAGCAGGTCCCGTCCGGCACGGCCGGCACGAACTACCGGTTCAATGAGGGCGCCAACACCCTCTACTCCTACGGCGAGACGGACACGGGCTCGGTGAACACCGACCAGCCGGCCCCCAACGGCCCGTTCTTCCCCGAGCGGTCGATCCTCCTCAGCCAGGTGACCGACGGCACGAGCGGCACCGCGATGGCCTCGGAGAAGCTCTTCGGCGACTTCAACCAGGGGATCGCCACGGTCCGCCGCGACGTCTACGTCGGCTCGACCTGGCCGCCGACCATGGAGCAGGCGTACCAGGACTGCGAGGCCACCGACAACTCGAGCGTCCCCTCCAACGGCGAGTCCAACGCTGGCACCCCGTGGCTGGACGGCTTCCTGCACACGTCGATCTACAAGTCGAACGCGACGCCCAACAAGAAGTCGTGCTACTTCTACCCCGCGAGGCTCGTGATGACCGTGTCCAGCCTCCACCCCGGCGGGGTGAACGTGACGATGTGCGACGGCTCGGTCCGCTTCGTCAAGGAGACGATCGACCGCAACACCTGGCGGGCGATCGGCTCGTCGAACGGCGGCGAGGTCGTCTCGGCGGACCAGTACTGA